From one Anopheles bellator chromosome 1, idAnoBellAS_SP24_06.2, whole genome shotgun sequence genomic stretch:
- the LOC131215888 gene encoding death-associated inhibitor of apoptosis 1-like produces MTRRLPEDLNKEVCRVATFTGWPVSFISPSELARYGFYYTGSEDTVKCSFCRIEISMWEEHDNVIEEHLRWSPRCPLLMKLRTENVPINPNFLDNVPDPVSDVCGTGMRHSHNSSTLFQHNDWLADSQRSFHQRLAHPNYAIDANRLSSFKCWPKSIRQKPQQLSDAGFFYTGSGDCVVCFSCGGGLNDWKQDDEPWDEHAIHYRYCKYVELIKGRDFWKTCKRISDNPEPGTSGLRLLPEPTSHSSPSGDAERPPTVEGDRKDDEVIEDEKLCKVCFINEYNTVYLPCGHVVACSKCALAVAKCPLCQQPYTDIQRVYLA; encoded by the exons ATGACACGACG ATTACCGGAGGACCTAAACAAGGAAGTCTGTCGCGTGGCTACCTTTACGGGGTGGCCAGTGAGCTTCATCAGCCCTAGTGAGCTGGCTCGGTACGGGTTCTACTACACCGGTTCCGAGGACACGGTGAAGTGCAGTTTCTGTCGCATCGAAATCAGCATGTGGGAGGAACACGACAACGTGATCGAGGAGCATCTTCGATGGTCACCTCGTTGTCCACTGCTAATGAAACTTCGGACCGAAAATGTGCCGATCAATCCGAACTTCCTCGACAATGTACCGGACCCCGTTAGCGATGTTTGTGGTACCGGCATGCGCCATTCCCACAACTCTAGCACCCTGTTTCAACACAACGATTGGTTGGCAGACAGTCAACGATCATTCCACCAACGGCTGGCACATCCCAATTATGCGATCGACGCCAACAGGCTTAGCTCGTTCAAATGTTGGCCAAAATCGATTCGTCAAAAGCCACAGCAGCTGAGCGATGCCGGTTTCTTTTACACCGGCTCCGGGGACTGTGTTGTATGCTTTAGCTGCGGCGGAGGCCTCAACGATTGGAAGCAAGACGATGAACCGTGGGATGAGCATGCAATACACTACCGCTACTGTAAGTACGTGGAGCTGATCAAGGGCCGTGATTTTTGGAAAACCTGTAAAAGGATATCCGACAATCCGGAGCCAGGCACATCCGGCCTCAGGTTATTACCCGAGCCGACGAGCCACTCGTCCCCTAGTGGGGATGCTGAACGCCCACCGACGGTGGAAGGCGACCGAAAGGATGATGAAGTGATTGAAGATGAAAAGCTATGCaaagtttgtttcattaacgagTATAATACGGTGTATCTACCCTGCGGTCATGTCGTGGCGTGTTCCAAATGTGCACTAGCCGTTGCCAAATGTCCGCTATGCCAACAACCATACACCGACATACAAAGAGTGTACTTAGCTTAA
- the LOC131215889 gene encoding death-associated inhibitor of apoptosis 1-like yields the protein MASRLHVEICRLETFRSWKLPFIRPKELARYGFYYTGIENRVKCNFCCLENNVWEPGDDILLLHLNRSPECPLFIKRASNNVPIDIDFQDYYLDDLPFARKYGIARTIESAHTVDDDYSAVMGQLSNVALGNTTIVQSSAYPRYAAEAVRFRSFQHWPTSIHQKPQQLSDAGFFYTGSADRVVCFSCGGGLENWQKDDEPWEQHAFWYNFCKYLTLKKGLIFIEECEKKEKKIGGTPFALLSFTQTTTSEPTTSNFADDESTPPPTPTAPVVEEVSDSQDATANQSVAENKICKVCYINEYDTAFLPCGHLITCAECASLADKCTLCQQPFTSLQRIYLG from the exons ATGGCTAGCAG GCTTCACGTGGAAATATGTCGTTTGGAAACTTTTAGATCATGGAAACTGCCGTTTATTCGACCAAAAGAGCTTGCCCGATACGGGTTCTATTATACTGGAATCGAGAACCGGGTGAAGTGTAACTTCTGCTGTTTAGAAAATAATGTCTGGGAACCGGGCGATGATATACTCTTATTGCATCTGAACCGGTCACCGGAATGTCCACTGTTTATTAAGCGTGCCTCCAACAACGTTCCCATCGACATTGACTTCCAGGATTACTATCTCGATGACTTACCGTTCGCGCGAAAATATGGTATTGCTCGTACCATCGAATCTGCTCATACCGTTGACGATGATTACTCTGCTGTGATGGGTCAATTGAGCAATGTGGCGCTGGGTAATACGACCATAGTCCAATCATCAGCGTACCCCAGATACGCTGCTGAAGCCGTTCGATTTAGATCGTTTCAGCATTGGCCAACATCGATACATCAGAAGCCACAGCAGCTAAGCGATGCCGGTTTCTTTTACACCGGCTCCGCGGACCGTGTGGTATGCTTTAGCTGCGGCGGAGGACTCGAGAACTGGCAAAAGGACGATGAACCGTGGGAGCAGCATGCGTTTTGGTACAACTTCTGCAAGTATCTTACGCTAAAAAAAGGCCTTATTTTTATCGAGGAGtgtgaaaagaaagaaaagaaaataggaGGGACACCATTCGCACTACTCAGTTTCACGCAGACTACAACCAGTGAACCCACTACCTCGAACTTTGCTGATGATGAATccacaccaccgccaacaccgACGGCTCCGGTCGTAGAGGAAGTCAGCGACAGCCAGGATGCTACAGCGAATCAGAGCGTGGCTGAGAATAAGATTTGCAAGGTCTGCTACATCAATGAATATGATACAGCATTCTTACCGTGTGGCCATTTGATAACATGTGCCGAGTGTGCCTCGCTGGCGGACAAGTGCACACTTTGTCAGCAACCATTCACCAGTCTACAAAGAATATACCTTGGCTAA